ATCATCGAAAGTGACAAGCGTCTTCTGCGAGCCTTTCACACCGGTTTTGTGAGCGACTCAAACGTAGAGACAGACCCCTCTGCGTGGTCTTTAAAAGAAAGAAAAGGGAGTCTGGAAGAGCTAATGGTGTTATTGATTGCGGGCAATATGCAGGCGTTGGACGTTGTTGCAGAGCTCGAGCGTCACACGCCTGTATCCCAGAGAACAGCCTTCAGCAGACTCGCCGAACAGGTGCGTGACCTGGACTTTGACGCAGCCCTGCTGACAATTAAGCGGTTATTGGAAGGACAAGTTTGATGCAGTCACTCTTGAAAGAACTCGCAGAGGGTCGAGGCTTCAGGCCGAGGATTCTGGTGGTTGATGACCAGCCCCTAAATATCCGTCTGATCCATGAGCTGTTCAAAGATGAATGCGATGTGATCATGGCAATGGAGGGCGAGCAGGCCCTTCTGAAATGCGAAACGCAATACCCGGATTTAATTATTCTGGATGTATTGATGCCTGATATGTCCGGCCATGAAGTTTGCCGAAGGCTGAAAGCAGAGAGCAGAACCTGTGACATCCCTGTTGTATTCCTGACGGCTCAGGAAGAGGAGGCTGATGAAATGCTCGGATTTGCTTTGGGGGCCGTTGATTTTATATCCAAACCTATAAAGGCACCGTTGGTGCGTGCCAGGATCAAAACGCATTTAGCGTTAAAACTACAATCTGACCTGTTCAAATCCATTGCGCTGACAGATGGTCTGACCGGTATCGCCAATCGTAGACGTTTCGACGAACATCTACAGCGGGATTGGTTACAGTGCGCGCGAAATACTGAATATTTATCTCTACTGATGATCGATGTCGACCATTTCAAAAGTTACAACGATCATTACGGGCATCAACAGGGAGATAAGTGTTTGCAGCAGGTTGCACGCGCCATAAAAAGCATCTTAAAGCGCCCGTACGACTTGGCGGCACGATACGGAGGTGAAGAGTTTGCCTGTGTGCTGCCTAATACCGAGAGCATTGGCGCTGCGGAGATAGCCCGGCAAATGCTCGACAGGATTCGCGAGTTAAAAATAGAACACGCTACCTCACAGACATACCCGTTTATCACCGTAAGTATTGGCGTTGCCACGCAAATTCCTACGGCAGGTTCCCTGCCAAGCTGGCTTGTCAGCGAGGCCGATATACAGCTTTACCGTGCCAAACAAAGGGGCCGTAATAGGTGGAGTACTGCTGACCAGCCGGCAGAGGCCTGTGACAAATTGCTCTCTAACTAAATGCTCGTGCAGCCTTACTAATAAGAGCTTCTTGCCGACAACGGCAAACCCTGGGTAGCGCTTCGGGCACGCCGAGGGCGATGAGGTGGTGGTTGCGATCAGTCACCTGTTGCTGCTCAATCTTCGGCGTCAGGGTTTACTGTGCCGGTTGGCCGGTGCCCCCTTCGTGGTGGTGCTGCCCGGCACCGTAGAGAGTCGTAACCGTCCGGCCAAGTCATCTACCCAGCCCTGCAAAGCCAAGACATGGTGTGCGCTTAAATTTAAGTGGGCACCAGTTCTAGCCTTTTAAGCGGGTATTTCATGCAGCCAACACGCCGTTCCTATTCCAAGTCCTTCAAGGCCCAAGTCGTTCAAGAGTGCGTCCAGCCCGGCGCTTCGATTGCCAGCATCGCACTCAACCATAGCCTCAACGCAAACCTCGTCCACAAATGGATTCGGCTGCAAGCGCAGAAAAGCACAGCGCTGCAACCTGCATTTATTCCGCTCCCCATGCCGCTGACGGGAGCAAACTCGCAAGCTGCATCGTCGAATATCTGTGTTGAAATCCAGCACCCGCGTGGCACTGTCAAAGTGAACTGGCCGACTGAAAATGCCGCTGCCTGCGCAACCTTTCTTCGAGACTTGCTGCGATGATCCGCATCGACTCCATCTGGCTTGCCACCGAGCCGATGGACATGCGCGCTGGCACCGAAACGGCGTTGGCCAGGGTGATTGCGGTGTTCGGTGCGGCGCAGCCGCACTGTGCTTATCTGTTCGCCAACCGCCGCGCCAATCGCATGAAAGTGCTGGTGTATGACGGCTTTGGAGTCTGGCTGGCGGCGCGCCGGTTGAACCAAGGCAAGTTTCACTGGCCTAGCAATCGCCATGGCTCTGAAATGGAACTGAATACCGAGCAACTTCAGGCATTGGTGCTGGGTTTGCCGTGGCAACGCGCAGGTTCTGGAGGCGCGATCACACTGCTTTAACGGTCGCTATTAGCCTATCGGTCTATCGCTGTGAATTGCCTGCTCTGGCAAAATCCGCAGCATGACTTCGCTCCCAAATATCGATCATCTGGCACCTGAACAACTGCGCGCCTTGGCGGCGCAGTTGATGCAGCGTGTCCAGACGCTCGACCACCAGGTAGACACGCTGGGCAAGACGGTCGAGACGCTCGACCAACAAGTCGAAACGATGGGTAAAACCGTTGAGACGATGGGCAAGAAGATCCATCGCGATCAGACGGTCATCGAGAAACTGACCCTTGAGGTCGCGCATCTCAAACGCATGAAGTTTGCCAAGCGCAGCGAGCAGATGAGTCCTGAGCAAGCGAGCCTGCTCGACCATCTGATCGATACAGATATCGCGGCGATTGAAGCCGAGCTTCAAGCCTTGCAACCGACTCCGGCATCGCCCGAGAAAAAGCAAAAGCCCAAGCGCACGGCACTGCCCGCTGAGTTTCCGCGCACACTGATCCATCACGAACCGGACAACACCCACTGCCCATGCGGCTGCGCCCTCAAGCGTATCGGCGAACATGTCAGCGAGAAGCTCGACTACACGCCCGGCGTGTTTAGCGTTGAACGCCATGTGCGTGGCAAATGGGTCTGCGATGACTGCGAAACGCTCATCCAGGCACCGGTTCCGGCGCAGGTCATTGATAAGGGCATCCCGACTGCCGGCCTGCTGGCCCACGTCATGATCGCCAAGTTTGCTGACCATCTGCCGCTTTATCGTCAGGAGTCGATCTTCGGTCGAGCGGGCCTGGCGATTCCACGCTCAACACTGGCTCAATGGGTTGGCATGACTGGGGTTCAGTTGCAGCCGCTGGTGGATGCGCTACGCGAGGTGGTACTCGGCCAACAAGTTATTCATGCCGATGAAACACCCGTTCAAATGCTCATGCCGGGAACAAAGAAAACCCACCGATCCTATGTTTGGGCCTACGCCACCACCCAGTTCTGCGAAACGGCGTCTGTGGTTTACGACTTCAGTCCCAGTCGCGCCGGTGAGCATGCCCGCAACTTCCTTAATGACTGGAAGGGCAAACTGGTCTGCGATGATTTTGGCGGCTACAAGGCAAGCTTCGAACTCGGCGTGACCGAGATCGGTTGCATGGCTCATGCGCGTCGCAAATTCTTCGAACTGCACGCTACCAATAAAAGCACGCTCGCCGAGCAAGCCCTGCGCTACATCCAGTTGCTGTACGAAATCGAAAGCGAAGCCCGCGATCTGGAACCGGACTTACGCCGCCGAATACGGCAAGAAAAAGCCGTCCCGGTAATGGATATGTTGCATGCCTGGATGCTCGCTCAGCGTGACCTCGTGCCCGAGGGCTCGGCCATCAGCAGGGCACTCGATTACAGCCTGAAACGCTGGACAGCGCTGTCGCGCTACCTCGACGACGGGGCTGTACCCATAGACAACAACTGGGCAGAGAACCAGATCCGACCATGGGCTCTCGGACGCAAGAACTGGCTCTTCGCAGGGTCGTTACGCAGCGGAAAACGGGCGGCGGCGATCATGAGTCTGATCCAGTCTGCACGTCTGAATGGTCATGATCCGTACGCCTATTTGAAGGATGTTCTTACGCGCCTGCCGACGCAGCGGGCGACTGAAGTCGATCAATTGCTGCCGTATAAGTGGCAACTGGATTAAATACCCTAGGCGATATGCGCGCATGCATGCCTTAAAAGTTATATGGCTCAAGCTCTGCAAGCTGGGACAGCAGGATTAAATGCTCCACTGTTTTTAGTTTCTCAACATGATCAACAGATGCCGACCCGCCAAGCATTAACGCTGGAACAAAACCATACATTTCATCATGGCGCAACGTGCCGAGCTTTTTCTTCGCCGGTGTGAACAAGTCATCGAAATCGTTATACTCAACTTCTGTAGATAGAAGAAAGTTTTGTAGCTCTCTATCCATCTCATCACTAGTAATTTCAAAGTCATGAATGACACACCGAGAAATACAGCTAGTGATTTTAAGTGAAAATCCTGTTTTTTCGCCCCATAGGTACAGGTCACCAAATGCGCTGCGGGCAATCAGGTGGTAGGTATCGCGCTTTTCAAATTTGGTCCCTTCAATCCATGACGCTACCACCCCTTCGTATTCTTGCGGGTTAACTATCCAGAAAATTCCCTCACCGTAACCGCACCAGCCGTGTTCGACCCAGTATTCCAACAACTTATTGGGTAGCTTACCTCTATAGAGTTCAATACTTGACGTTGGTACTTCCTGCCGATCAACAGGCCCGCCAAAGGTTTGTAAAAAAATTGAAAATACTTCATCCATAGCTTTTCCCCTTAACATTTATGCAGCTTTACATTGAGATAGGTGTCACCACGTAAAGTTGCTGGCACTGCCTCCACGGCCTTTTTCAAATTTTTAATTTTTGGCCCCCACTGAGGGCCTATGCTGGAGTTGACTTGTCGGTCACCGAAATCGGCGATGATATCTTTCCCGCCAGCGCTCAGATCAGGGTTGTGTAGTCCTGCAAGGTTCGACATCGTTTCCTTGGCTTTTTTCACACTCTCTGCTTTCGCAGCTACGGGGCCTAGCGTTTTCGAATATTCCCTTTGAAATCGTGTTTGCAAGCTGGCTTGTAAATGTTTTCGAGCCCGTCGGGCAGCCGTTTGGCTACGCTTCGCCGGATTGGCGATATTCTCTAAATACTCATCAACCGTCAGCCGATTCAGCCCGTCCTCCTGCCCCTTCAATTGCCGCTCGAACTCTCCGACTTTAGAGGCCGGCATCTTGTCTGCCTTGAAGCATTCGACGTCATGGCGCGGCATAGTATTTGGCTTGCCCTTGGGCGGCTCTTTGTCTTTTCCAGATGGACTGTTCGGTGGTGGTTCCTGCGGCCCAAGTGCGCCTCTGCGAGGCTCTGCCGTTTGTAGGTCAGGGTGTTTTTTCAATGCTTCTTCGTGCTTGAGCATCCACTGGCCAAGCTTTGCACCTCGCTCGCTGCCTCGCATTTCGGTTGCGAGCACCCTTGCGTTTCCACGGCCTCGCGTCAGATAAGCAACGATAGCGCTTAGCAGGAGAATCACTACGGCCTCATGGGAGCGTGCAATATCCCACGCACCTTGTTGTGCTGCCATGCTGTCATCGGAAAAGGAACTCAACGGATTGCCGGTTCGCTCTCGAGGGCCGTTCCAAGCGGTGGAAACCCCACGAATGTAGCCCGTAGCTATCGGCTTAAGGCCTTCTGTGAAGAATTCAGCAATCGAGGCCAGCCCCAGTACTCCAAGAATCCAAGTTCCCGCTTGCACTCCGACCAGTGCTCCTGCCGTCGCGCCTGGGAACGCGCCGATGCCGCCAGCAAGTAATCCGATCCCTCCACCTATCGTAGCGCCAGTTAACGCACTGCCGATAATGATCATGGCCATGTCGACCACTGCGCTAATCATCTCATCAAGGATGCTTCGAATATCAAGGTCAGAAAAGCGCTTCAGGATGCTGTTGGCGGCCTCTTTTTCGCCCAGATCACAAGCTCGGCGGACACATCTGACCCGGCGATAAATCAGATCGATACTAGGTACATTTATGGAGCTGGGTGGGCTGAGAGGATTCATGCCCCTTTCGCGTTCCCCTATGCCGCGCTTACTAAATAGGCGTTCGGCATAAGCCTCGATATCGAGCCAACTGGGGATCCTTGTCCATAAAGGCATTCATCGCTCCTGCGTTCTGGGGGAGAATTTGGAAAGCTAAACTTTGTGCCATGTTATGTCAAAAGTGATTTCAAGGGGTCAAAACCTTGAAGGTAGCGGCAGTCGAAAGGCTCGTGCCAAAAGATTCCCGCTCCCCTGTGGTTCAGGCAGTGCGACGCAGAGTCAGGATACTCACGTCGGACGTCTAAAAATTTACCTACTAGATGACTTCGCCAGACGCATACAGAGAGTCAGTCCAGAGTCATGGCGCTGGAACTTGAGCAATCGGTCGCGGGGCTGGCGCACAAGACCCGGCAACTATGCGTACTTAAAGGATGTCCTCAATCGCCTGCCTACGCAGCGGGCGAGTCAGATTGCCGAGTTGTAGCCACACAAGTGGACGCCCGTTTAATTACGCAAGGTGTTTTGGGCGGACGCTCACCATGTCCCGCGCCTCTGGAATCTCATCTCCCGGATATAAATGCCAAGCGGCAAGCCAACCCTATGAACACCGCGCCAAGAACTTGATTAAGGCGCTTGGCAATCTGGGCATTTGTAGCCAGCTTGCTTCCAACCTTACTCGCCAACAAAATCACAGATCCGTTCACGAGCAAGCCAATGACGTTCAAGATGGTCGCGAATAGCAGCATCTGAACGACCATCGAACCTTTCGAGGGGTCAACGAATTGTGGAAATAGCGCTAAGACAAAGAGTGCCATTTTTGGGTTTAGCAGATTGGTCACCAGACCTTGCCGGAAAATACGCAGCAGAGGCGTAGATGCAAGGGTTCCATTGGCCTTCAGCGGCAATGCAGTGGATGTAAATGCTTTCCAGGCAAGAAATGCTAGATAAGCAGCACCCACGAACCGGACGACGTCGTATGCAGTGGGGATATTGATCAACAATTGTGATAGTCCCAAGGCCGCAGCTAGTGCGTGACAGTAGGTGCCTACCTGGATGCCTGCCAGCGACACGAAACCCGACGCCCTTCCTTGGCTCATGCTCCGGGAAGCAATCAATAGCATATCTGGGCCTGGAGTCAGCGTAAGCGCAAGGCAAGCACCTGCGAAAAGTACTGCTACGGAGATATCGATCATTAAAGTCCATTCCTTGGGGGCGAGGCCGTGTGTGCGAGATACCGCATTTTACGAGACGGCACTCCCTTTGAGGAGGTGTCACTCTGACCTTGACATCAGAAAGGTGTGTTCGCCAAGTGCTGACAAGAAGTGAACCGGCCCGCAAGACGTTATTGCCAGACGCTTACGCAAACCCTGATCCACAAGCGCGCTGCTGTGCCCGCGGCTAAGCCCTCGGTTACTGCTGGATGAACGTCACGCCTATTTCTACATTGGGTCACTCTGGGGGAACACGCAGTTCGCAAGGCAACTGGACATGATGCGAATCCCCCGAGAGTTTCTGACGCGCCCCCGGCCCAGCACGACCTGGCGCGCAAGCATGTGGCGCTGTACCTGCACCATATCAAGGGCTTGAGCAATGAAGAAGTGGCCGAGTACCCGAGTTTCAAAGACGCGGCCAACTTCCGGCGGTCCTTCAAACGCTGGACGGGAAGCATGCCGCGTTTGATTCGGCAGTTGTTTAGGTTTGATTAAAGACGACAAAGCGCGTTATCAGCCAATGCGTCGGCAAGAGATTTATAACGTTGGTGATGTTCGTATTTTAAAACCGCAGGTTGGATAGCCAGCTAAAAATAATCCCTCTGATAGCTTTATTTAAATGGACTTATCAGTCATTTGGATAAAAGCCGGCGCATCGGATAAGCAGCCATGAATAACTGACTTTAAGTTGTAACTCGCGGCGTTTTTCAAGGTAGTTGTCGCGTCACCGTCTAACTATGCCGCTCTTTTCTCGACCTGTTGCTCTCGATCCGGATTCAGCAGCACGGTGCCAATCGGCTTCCAGTTACGCGTCCGACCTGACCAACGCTCCGGTTTGTTTTCCTTCGCTCGTTCGTACAGCTCATGTCGCTGGGCCAAGACCTGATGATCCAGTCCTCGATGCCGCTCAGCCGGTGTGACGAA
The DNA window shown above is from Pseudomonas sp. BSw22131 and carries:
- a CDS encoding diguanylate cyclase domain-containing protein produces the protein MQSLLKELAEGRGFRPRILVVDDQPLNIRLIHELFKDECDVIMAMEGEQALLKCETQYPDLIILDVLMPDMSGHEVCRRLKAESRTCDIPVVFLTAQEEEADEMLGFALGAVDFISKPIKAPLVRARIKTHLALKLQSDLFKSIALTDGLTGIANRRRFDEHLQRDWLQCARNTEYLSLLMIDVDHFKSYNDHYGHQQGDKCLQQVARAIKSILKRPYDLAARYGGEEFACVLPNTESIGAAEIARQMLDRIRELKIEHATSQTYPFITVSIGVATQIPTAGSLPSWLVSEADIQLYRAKQRGRNRWSTADQPAEACDKLLSN
- the tnpA gene encoding IS66-like element accessory protein TnpA gives rise to the protein MQPTRRSYSKSFKAQVVQECVQPGASIASIALNHSLNANLVHKWIRLQAQKSTALQPAFIPLPMPLTGANSQAASSNICVEIQHPRGTVKVNWPTENAAACATFLRDLLR
- the tnpB gene encoding IS66 family insertion sequence element accessory protein TnpB (TnpB, as the term is used for proteins encoded by IS66 family insertion elements, is considered an accessory protein, since TnpC, encoded by a neighboring gene, is a DDE family transposase.), whose product is MIRIDSIWLATEPMDMRAGTETALARVIAVFGAAQPHCAYLFANRRANRMKVLVYDGFGVWLAARRLNQGKFHWPSNRHGSEMELNTEQLQALVLGLPWQRAGSGGAITLL
- the tnpC gene encoding IS66 family transposase; the protein is MTSLPNIDHLAPEQLRALAAQLMQRVQTLDHQVDTLGKTVETLDQQVETMGKTVETMGKKIHRDQTVIEKLTLEVAHLKRMKFAKRSEQMSPEQASLLDHLIDTDIAAIEAELQALQPTPASPEKKQKPKRTALPAEFPRTLIHHEPDNTHCPCGCALKRIGEHVSEKLDYTPGVFSVERHVRGKWVCDDCETLIQAPVPAQVIDKGIPTAGLLAHVMIAKFADHLPLYRQESIFGRAGLAIPRSTLAQWVGMTGVQLQPLVDALREVVLGQQVIHADETPVQMLMPGTKKTHRSYVWAYATTQFCETASVVYDFSPSRAGEHARNFLNDWKGKLVCDDFGGYKASFELGVTEIGCMAHARRKFFELHATNKSTLAEQALRYIQLLYEIESEARDLEPDLRRRIRQEKAVPVMDMLHAWMLAQRDLVPEGSAISRALDYSLKRWTALSRYLDDGAVPIDNNWAENQIRPWALGRKNWLFAGSLRSGKRAAAIMSLIQSARLNGHDPYAYLKDVLTRLPTQRATEVDQLLPYKWQLD
- a CDS encoding GAD-like domain-containing protein, giving the protein MDEVFSIFLQTFGGPVDRQEVPTSSIELYRGKLPNKLLEYWVEHGWCGYGEGIFWIVNPQEYEGVVASWIEGTKFEKRDTYHLIARSAFGDLYLWGEKTGFSLKITSCISRCVIHDFEITSDEMDRELQNFLLSTEVEYNDFDDLFTPAKKKLGTLRHDEMYGFVPALMLGGSASVDHVEKLKTVEHLILLSQLAELEPYNF
- a CDS encoding DUF6861 domain-containing protein, which codes for MPLWTRIPSWLDIEAYAERLFSKRGIGERERGMNPLSPPSSINVPSIDLIYRRVRCVRRACDLGEKEAANSILKRFSDLDIRSILDEMISAVVDMAMIIIGSALTGATIGGGIGLLAGGIGAFPGATAGALVGVQAGTWILGVLGLASIAEFFTEGLKPIATGYIRGVSTAWNGPRERTGNPLSSFSDDSMAAQQGAWDIARSHEAVVILLLSAIVAYLTRGRGNARVLATEMRGSERGAKLGQWMLKHEEALKKHPDLQTAEPRRGALGPQEPPPNSPSGKDKEPPKGKPNTMPRHDVECFKADKMPASKVGEFERQLKGQEDGLNRLTVDEYLENIANPAKRSQTAARRARKHLQASLQTRFQREYSKTLGPVAAKAESVKKAKETMSNLAGLHNPDLSAGGKDIIADFGDRQVNSSIGPQWGPKIKNLKKAVEAVPATLRGDTYLNVKLHKC
- a CDS encoding LysE family translocator; translation: MIDISVAVLFAGACLALTLTPGPDMLLIASRSMSQGRASGFVSLAGIQVGTYCHALAAALGLSQLLINIPTAYDVVRFVGAAYLAFLAWKAFTSTALPLKANGTLASTPLLRIFRQGLVTNLLNPKMALFVLALFPQFVDPSKGSMVVQMLLFATILNVIGLLVNGSVILLASKVGSKLATNAQIAKRLNQVLGAVFIGLACRLAFISGR